The following nucleotide sequence is from Takifugu flavidus isolate HTHZ2018 chromosome 4, ASM371156v2, whole genome shotgun sequence.
GCCTGGATTCTGGGAGGGTGCTTATCATATCATGTCACCACTGAACACCAGCCTCAGTATATTTTATCTAAATGAATGTTTGCGTGCCTCCTGTTTGCAGCCATGTCCAGTTACCTGTACATCGTCAAGTATGAGTTTCCTCTGGTCATCCAGGCCTTTCTGAAAGTGGATAACCCTGCAGGGTGAGGAAGCAACACACAGAATAAACACCCTGTTTATCCAGTAGAGATGTGGGGCACTTGAACAGGTCACCTAAACTGCATTTCTCTCTGTCCTTTGCATAAAAATGTAGGTTAAATGTGGTGACTCACCACTTCCGATTCAAATATTTTTATCTTTACAAATGACTGAGCTATTAATAAGGCTCATAAATCCAAATAATCTGAGAAAGCTGGCATGCCGTCTCGTGGGTCGGCTGCAGCTGTCTTGTGTGTGAGTTAAgagggtgctggtggtgatcgggctgcctggagcagctggCGTGTGAACAGCTGTAATATTGACCCTGGAGCTGGAGGGCGGCACGGCCTCAGAAAAACAGTCACATCAAAACACAGTGAGACTCCATGGCCGAGCACGTAAACGGTGGGATATCTCCGTCCACCACAGGTGCTGTGGGGGACAAACAGCACCTCTTCAGACAACTTTCACCCTTACCCCAATTACAGACTTTCTTGTCGCCTACCTCTGGTCCCGGttgtgatggatggagatggcCTCCGGCTCTATATTGACTCCTAAATGCTCAGATCGATGTTCTCCACTGTTCTTGCAGCGAGCTGATAGTGCGACCACACATCCCACATCTCACAACAAGCCCGATTTATTTGAGATGACAGCAGTTTTTGTTCCAACGACATTTCATCTCAGCAGGTgggcgtgtgtgtttatgtagcGTAGCTCTCCAGAAGGTGGACAAACAGGGAGACGCAACAGCACTGAAATTatgttttgggggatttttttagAGTTATTTTTTAGATGTGATGTTTCATTTCACATTAACTAACTAAATTCACCTTATTGTAGGTTGGAACAAAAGATCGAGAAGGTTTCAGAACATGTGGACATAAATCAGTGTGTTCTTCATTCAAAGTGGTAAAAATTGTATTGAAAATACTCCTGCTAGTCACACAAAGCAGATAATGAAGAAACACAGTTCAAAGCTAGTTCTGCATAAATGTATGAGATCCGTATTGTTTTGGCCAGTCTTGTGCTTGTGTGGTAATGGGTCTGACCCTGATCAGCTCATCCAGCATTGTTCAATACTCTCACCATGTGTAAAACACTATGTttttatgtgtgagtgtgtctgccACTGTTGGGAGATATTACGTGCAGGGTCCAGATGGCTGCAGGCAAGATGACGATAGGATAGATGAGCCTgctcctgagtgtgtgtgtgtgtgtgcgcgtggagTCAGCAGATGTTGCATCTCCACAGTGCCCCAAAAAATCACCTCCGACtgttgatatttaaaaaaaaaaaaaaaagagtttctcAGAGTTTTGGTTCCTGCACGTGCTGAGATACGTGTGAACGTCATTTCGTGAATCAAATGTTGCATATTCAAGTTCTCCCTTCAAGCAAGATGCTTTTGGCAGAGTACCGAGTGCGTAGGGTCACATCGCGCAGATTCAGGTGGTTCCTGACTCTAATCTGCCCCACActggtgattgacaggtgatcTGTCCTGATACATGCTGCCGTTCACCCAATGTCAACTGGGATTAACTGCAGGATGAGCTAGAGTTGTAAAGCTGTTTATAGTtatgctttattattattatgtgcaTCACTATTTTtagagtgacccccccccccctgcatccTCTACATCAAAGATAGTGGACAGTGGATGTTATTCTGCAAAGCGTAGTGATAATGTGAGATTTTTAGTTCATTATATTTTCTTGCCCGTTCATTGTTCGTTATgcagacactgctggatgcatTTCAACCAAACtgagtggaggggtggggggtggggagtggGTTTTGAGGCCGGGGACTGTAATGTACTGGCATTGTCAGGGCCTCAGCGCTGGTATGCACGCTACTGGGTGGCATTCCAGTTTAATCCAGTGTTGCTGTCACATGGAAAGTATATTACTGCAACAATATAGATTCAGACAACGTCCCATCCTCTAAAATTCCAATGCAATAGACCTTTTTTTGTAAATGATGTAGTTGTATACGCACGTGAAAAAACAACACGTACTCAGGACGTGCTGCTTTGACCGTCCCAGGTTCACCCACCTCCCTCTGGTGTCCTGACATAGTACAAATCCTGAACTCAATTAAGATTGAGAAGGGTGTTTGAGCAAATCAATACACTCAATTGaccgtgtctgtctgctcctctgcagggaATGGTTCCTGAATGGGAACTACCTCGTGGTTATCGTGTCTATCGCAGTAATATTACCGCTGGCTCTCATGAAACAGCTGGGTAAGTATCTAATGGACCCATTCAAGGTTTGGCCACCCATCATGGGGTTGGAGTGAGATAAGAGCATTTTTTATGGCTTCATAATCAAAAATCCTGAACCATTCATTATACAAATATGAAGTTCtatattttttgggggggggggggggggggtatgacaGTGAAAGTGAGTACTGCAGCGAAGGGCAGGTTGTGACacttttatttctcattttcgCCTCTAGAGGTAACGTGTTGTATTACAAGCAAGGTGAGCAAGTGTGGcagctgataaaaaaaagaagaattcaGAGTTGATGCAGCTCCAGGTCCAGGGTGTTAGTCAGGTTAAAGGctacaacagcagaaaacacagttCAGCATATAAATTCTACTTTTCTCACTACGGCAATGAGAATGACATTTATGGACTGTTTGTGTTCAAGGATACCTGGGATACACCAGTGGTTTCTCCCTCAGCTGCATGGTTTTCTTCCTAATCTCGGTACGTCATACATCTAAATTATGGCATCATCTTTGTCTGCTCAGGGACATCACATGGCCAGGCTATGGAATTATTCTGTAATAAGATCTGCCACCTTCCTGTATGTCTCCTTGTCAAGAGTTCCTGTTTTTGTATTAAGTTTAAGCTTCGAGGATTTCCCCCCCCCTGAATTTTAATAACCCAATTATTTTTAGCTTTGTGGTAATAATCCAGATGTTCCTCCCACTTATTTCCTCATGTTTACCACGTGTGCTATACTCTCCACCTCACAGGTTATCTACAAGAAGTTCACTGTTCCTTGTCCATTTGTGGACTTTGCATTAAATGCCACTGCCATTGGCCAGAATTTGAACGGCACCTATCCCAGTGGGGAGGCTGACGCTGCATGTATACCCAAAATGGCCAACCTCAACACCCGAGTAGGTCTACACATATCGCTCATTATGAAACCTGCACATCCACCTTCGCCACCTGCCATGGCTGCTGACAGACGCCCACTTTATGGCACAGTCGCCTTCAGCATGACACCAGTGACAGTGCACAAACCGAGCATGGGAATCACACATAGTCTGAAGCCCCCAGTCCTCTCAGGAGGGCATGGGGACATTTCTCAAGCTGCTAATGGTAGGCAAGAGTCCTGTGATGCACCGTGACCTTGGGGCTGCACGCTGGTAGCATTCTGCTGTTTGCAGTGAGATCATCTCAATGGCTCATTGTGAGCgagtaattaaataaaattaaatgggAAAGGACTGACATTTCTTTTagaatttgggttttttgtaTATACCTTCACATCAAGAAAGATTTAATCAGATACTAAATCTAAATCACAGCTAGCCCCCTAAATTTACTGAGAAACATGCTAATAGTATTCAATTGTGAACAACAGAAGACATAAAGTCCTTATTAGTattctttaaatatatatttgtgtttctAAATCCCAGCAGGGATTTGACCACAAAGGACTTCCTAAACAAGCCAAAGTTAGTCTTTACCCTGCAGCTAGCCTGAATTAATCACAGGGAAACAATTAGCTCTCTGTGATGTGTCCGAGAGAGTAACGGGCAGTGAGGATGGTGGTAAAACGTGTGCTACGGTGCTACTGTAACTATGGTGACGTGTTGGGGTTCATTTCAGACGGCCTATACCATCCCCATCCTGGCGTTCGCCTTTGTGTGCCACCCCGAGGTTCTGCCCATCTACACAGAGCTCCGCAAGTATGTCCTTCCAGCAGATGACTTTTGGATAACAACAAGGACAAATGCTATCTTGGGTCGTGCTTGGCTTATCACAACCTAGTCACACGCACtgctttcactttttttttttttacaatgaaGATTTATCTAAATCTTTGCTCCGCTTCTGTGATGTAGCATGTTGTCCTGCTTTAAACCACCGTTGCCTGCCCTTCTAAGATCGAAGGATTGAATCTTTTGAGCGTATTCTTGCTACAAAAGGTGCTGTGCCGCTGAAGATCGTATGTCACCTGTTATCTGGTTAGCTGCTTTCTGTGTGGGCAATGGCGTGCACAGTAATATTAGAGGGTATGCCTTGtgcttgatgtgtgtgtgtgtctgtgacatCACAGGGCAATATTTTCTGATTTCAGTCCCACCAAGAAAAAGATGCAGCATGTGTCCAACATCTCCATTGCAGTTATGTACGTCATGTACTTCCTGGCTGCCCTTTTTGGATACCTAACCTTCTACGGTGAGGCCTGGTCCTCCTGCCAGCGCAAACTATTGTGTCATTATATGTGCAGTTGTTTAAACTAAGTATGCATTATTttatgcatgcgtgtgtgtttgtatagcAGCGTGACGTGTTCGTTCGATCAAAAAATTATCTTAATGCATTTGCACCCTCTAGTGGACGGATTGCACATTGCAAGAGCTGCTTTTTTAGACTGTCGAATTATTCAAATATAGTAATGATATTAAAACACATGGGTTTATGATTATTAATGAAATCATTTACCTACCCTCTGATGAAAGCTGTTTTGCCTTCCTCgtttgattttccttttttgccaTCAGGTAAAGTGGAGGCAGAGCTGCTTCACACCTACAGCCGTATCGACCCATACGACACGTTGattttgtgcgtgcgtgtggctgTACTGACTGCCGTCACACTCACCGTGCCCATCGTGCTCTTTCCCGTAAGTGCAAGTTCAGCAGCGATGATTTTCCCGTTACCTGTTTAtaacagagaataaaataaTGATTCCGTTTCTCTCAGGTGAGGAGAGCGATCCAGCAGATGGTTTTCCCCAACAAGACCTTCTACTGGCCCCGGCACATCGCCATCGCCTTCGTTCTGCTCACATTCATCAACCTTCTGGTCATTTTTGCACCAAATATCCTGGGAATCTTTGGGATCATTGGTAGGTTTTTGGGACAAGTGTCTGTGATATTTAAAAGTTTATACTTTACCTAAATCTTTACTTAAATGATGCTAAATCCATGGTGATGTGTGATGGTGTGCTTTACAGGTGCCACATCTGCCCCTTgtctcatcttcatcttcccaGCTGTCTTCTACATTCGCATTGTACCCAAAGAAGAAGAACCTTCGTTCTCAGTGCCCAAAATCTTGGTGAGTGTCTTTATAATTTATGAGTGAATAGACAAagcaaaacagagaggaagatgaaagTGATGAAGAGACTCACATGATGGATGTTATGGATCAGCGGGTTGTGTGTGGATGGGCTCCTGCACTTacgtctctctccctcttctagGCCGCCTGCTTCGCAGGCATTGGCTTCCTGTTTATGATAATGAGCCTCAGCTTCATCATCATTGATTGGACTACAGGTTCCAGCAACGCCAGCAGTGGGCACTAAACACCACTTTCCACTTCAGAGGGTTTACATTGTCTGTTGTAACCTTCTCCGTCTTTATTCTGAATGATTGTCAATGTCAGTGTTACCCTGCATGAGCAGAGAGGACGTTTTCTCCCACTCACGTCACGCCCCTGTGTCCTGTCCATCCTGACGAACGGGCCAGTAGAGTTTCATGAAAAGCTAATAACAGATTTACCAAAACAGATCATATGCACAGAGTGACTATATTGGAGGCTGTGCCTTGTAGGTTTATATAGTTCTAAACAATGGAAAAGTAAGAATATAGAAAGCTGTATGGTTATTCCAGTTATAGTCACAATTTTACAAGTGAGATAAAAAGATAACAAGTACTGcacattattatatttattataatcaaattattattattaataatagtaTAAGAGGAAAAGCAATAGGCCATAACATTATGTAACATGGCAATATCATCTTCGCACCACACCCTGCAGCGTGTTTGTGTCGTTATATTGACTAAAAAAGTTGAACTGCTCCTTTAAGGTGTGAAGCCTTGACTCTAGTTTCCTACTCCACTAACGTGCTGCTGTCGTGTATTTTAGGGTTCGGAGGTGTAAACTTTCTCAACTCAGAGCGAGCTgcccaaaacaaaaacaaaaaagaaaagaaaaaaaaaaaaattcttgtaGTGTTGTGAGCACTTGATATCTAACATTCCTGTGTAATATGACCTAgatgtatatttttattattaatggcTACCATATGAAAACCTCAGAGGATGCAGTATGAGTGGGTGGTGGGATCCTCAGGGCGGTTTTGGATTAAACAGGTCAAAGAAAGGCTATGAAGGCAGTGGCTCCTCCACGTTTACCCTCAAAAAGCTGCTTCTATAAATTAAAGAATTAGCTAAACAAggtgcattttaaaaacagatgtgtGTCTGTATATATTCTCTGTTCCAGCACAAAATTTAGAGTTAGGGTCTCTATATTAAGATCTCTAAAAGTCGTCAGTTAGCAATAGCACTTTCCTGCGATAAGCACAACTTCCTGTAGCCATTAATGAGTCTAAAGGCAGACACGGCACCAGCGAGGAGTTCCTGTGTAATCGGTGTGATAAGAGCACGTGGCTTCATGAAGTAGCAACTTAATGTGGACTGTGAGAAAATTAGCGATGTATCGTCGGTATAATGTGGATATCTGCTGCAACATTACTTGAAATAACATTTCCTGTGAGCTCAGTCGTCTCTTCTTATCTGATGTGACCTGCAGATAAAAGCACCGGTCGGTCGGATTTAACGTTGGAGGTTTTAAGGTGTTGTTGTTGAGAACATGACTCCACTGTATTTCTGCTATAGTGCATCCATGCATTTGTGTTGGTAATCCTGGATCAGTACTTTATTTGGAagtatttttttcctccagtatTTGTCTCCTGCTATTGATGGATTGAATGTTTTAACTACATGTTTGTTGATTGTTCAGGCGTGTCCGTCGACTCATTGATAAAGATGCAAACATTGCTATTGACTATAACTACATCTCATATTTGTCACTGTTTTCTCATCAGTGATGTCGTTCACATCCTTGCTGCTTTTCGTCAGACAGTAACCTACTAACTCAGAGTTTCTAGTGAGCTGTGTTCTAGAGTTCATTATTTTACAAATGATAAATTATGGCCAGACTATGATGAGCGCTGTATGGGTCACTTAGGGCCGTCTTGCCAGTTATTACACCACAAACCTCTTGTAAACCTTTTATCATGGTATATCTATACGTGTCTGTATGCAGAATGAATCATGTTAATCAGCCACTGAGGCAGAAATGCAAGTTTTTTTTATGTATCCACCACTTTTATTTAGTTGCTGTTAGTGGCTTGATTAAATTCTCAGTGTTATTCTGTGTGTGATTTGTTGAAATGCGCGTGATTGAATAGTAAcattaaatattgatattggCTGGCATTTATAAATaatgtatataaatgtataCCCTTTATATTGTATACGCATATCTAGTTTGTACAATGTAAATAGTTTTAGTCTAAAAATATCAACGTAATCATTTTGAAAGTGCTTTTAAACCTCTTTGTCCTTCAATTGATGTCGATTTTCTTGTATCTCTATATTTTAATATGTTGCTGGCAGGTATTGTACTGTAAACAATGTGGCAATAAAGATAATGAGGTAACAAAACTTTAATAATCTCTCTGGTGTTATTAAAAGACGTATAATTTGTGCGTCTCATAATTTACTCTCATCCACACTGTCAACTAGAAAAGCACTCAGAAAGCAAAAAGCTCCACTAAGCAGCAATCCTGGGTCCAGATACTAGATAATATCCAGCATATAGGCAGAAGTAATTCAATTTAATGATCGATTCCTTTGCCCATTATTATTTCCTGAAAGTCTCAGGAACAAGCTGTTCATAACATTTCGAGTCATTttgctgacagacagatggacggacggacggacagggcACATAATCTCTTTGGTGGAGGTAAATTGATTCATGGTAGCTTAGAAAATATATAATCAGTAATATCCCATCTTTAGCCAGTCTCATGATAATCCACAAGATGGCGCTATAGGTAACGTGCACGACAGTTCTTGAACTCGACCTTAAAATGGCCAATATTAAAGTTATAAGGAATCCTGTTTAGTCCTATTGACCATTAAGACTGATTTTAACGTCTAGTTAAGACTTCTAAAGTATTTGGTCTGGTTTGTTAAAAGTGAAGGCCCATCAAAAAGGACTTCTGGACAAGGCATTTAATGGATACAAGAATTTCTTGAAATGATATTTCGATGCATTTGTGTTCCACCTCACCACCAACTGATGGAGGCAAGAGGTGGGCACGTCTTCGGTTGTGTCGGGGTGCAGGACTTGAAAGGAGCATCCAATAACAGTGTTCATTCATGACCTCACCATCACAGCTAGATCAGTGTCTGAAGGTGGGTTTAGATGATTTGCTCAAGGTCACCAGTTCAAGCAGGCAAAATCCAGAAGCCTGGTTTGGGGACGTGGTACGTGGCAGATTCTTGTCCAGGCACAAACctggatgaaatccttggagaAGAGGGCCTGGGGCTACCAGCCTCCAGAGTGCTCTGGGCACTTCTTTATGGGGGACCTGCTCTAATGTTAAAGTGCTGGAATAGAAGATAAGCACTTGCCTAAGATGCTGGTGtgttccccccaaaaaaactaCTGCTCCATCGGCCTGTACAGCAAAGGCAGCAAGCTGCAGCTGCCCACGAGGCTCCAGGACAGTAAATAAGACAGACTGTGCCAGGCAGACACTGAGGTGAGGAGAGGTCAAACGTGGTGATCAGCAGAGTGCCGAGGGAAGCAGAGGGCCGGCTGTATCACGCTGACACAGTAGGCGGGGTGCAGAGAGAGGTCAGAAAGGCACAGGAAGAATGCCGGAATGTCGAGGCCATAGCCAGCCGAACAACCGGGTCAGCTGGACAAGATGGGAGAATGCGAAAGAGAGAGCCCTTAAAGGCCCCCCCGGAGCACAAAATGACACCAAACCAACTTCCTGTTGATGTTCTGTCCACTCCATCAAATCGCCACGCTAATTCTGCGTTTAAGAGTGAAATGTGCGCTTTGGTAAACAATAATGTAGGTCATAAAAACTTATAAACAGAAACGAAACGTTTTAATCTTTATTCCACCCAATTAACAACGATTGTCGACCACACTGCCGGTTAGAGTAGTTGGGCGGATTTGACTACACTTCCCATGAAGCACCGCGGGTGGGCGCGGCCGCCAGCTGGAGGACGGCCCCGCCGCTCCTGAGCGGGGAGGCGGCGGcgctgcctgtctgtttgtcgGCCGGAGGGGAACTTCACGGCGGCTACGGGTGTGGCTTCAGACGTGATAAATCTCAACGCGGGGAGAGAAGGTGCCACGGGAATCAACGCGAAAAGATTCAGCTTGTTCACGTCTTTCCCGGAGCGCCGCTACCATCAGCCGCTATTTTCCATCCGAAATaagt
It contains:
- the LOC130524354 gene encoding sodium-coupled neutral amino acid transporter 3-like isoform X1, with protein sequence MSEDKAADTVETAPDEANAIPNGKGHEAGEEITALPNTPPAGEGEKDNIPNSTQNESPNRTENADGQEFLSGTDDKKTTRFTDFEGKTSFGMSVFNLGNAIMGSGILGLAYAMANTGVVLFLILLTVVAVLSSYSIHLLLKSSGVVGIRAYEQLGYRAFGTPGKMAAGIAITLQNIGAMSSYLYIVKYEFPLVIQAFLKVDNPAGEWFLNGNYLVVIVSIAVILPLALMKQLGYLGYTSGFSLSCMVFFLISVIYKKFTVPCPFVDFALNATAIGQNLNGTYPSGEADAACIPKMANLNTRTAYTIPILAFAFVCHPEVLPIYTELRNPTKKKMQHVSNISIAVMYVMYFLAALFGYLTFYGKVEAELLHTYSRIDPYDTLILCVRVAVLTAVTLTVPIVLFPVRRAIQQMVFPNKTFYWPRHIAIAFVLLTFINLLVIFAPNILGIFGIIGATSAPCLIFIFPAVFYIRIVPKEEEPSFSVPKILAACFAGIGFLFMIMSLSFIIIDWTTGSSNASSGH
- the LOC130524354 gene encoding sodium-coupled neutral amino acid transporter 3-like isoform X2, yielding MSEDKAADTVETAPDEANAIPNGKGHEAGEEITALPNTPPAGEGENPNRTENADGQEFLSGTDDKKTTRFTDFEGKTSFGMSVFNLGNAIMGSGILGLAYAMANTGVVLFLILLTVVAVLSSYSIHLLLKSSGVVGIRAYEQLGYRAFGTPGKMAAGIAITLQNIGAMSSYLYIVKYEFPLVIQAFLKVDNPAGEWFLNGNYLVVIVSIAVILPLALMKQLGYLGYTSGFSLSCMVFFLISVIYKKFTVPCPFVDFALNATAIGQNLNGTYPSGEADAACIPKMANLNTRTAYTIPILAFAFVCHPEVLPIYTELRNPTKKKMQHVSNISIAVMYVMYFLAALFGYLTFYGKVEAELLHTYSRIDPYDTLILCVRVAVLTAVTLTVPIVLFPVRRAIQQMVFPNKTFYWPRHIAIAFVLLTFINLLVIFAPNILGIFGIIGATSAPCLIFIFPAVFYIRIVPKEEEPSFSVPKILAACFAGIGFLFMIMSLSFIIIDWTTGSSNASSGH